The Desulfococcus multivorans DNA window TCCGCATGACCGGTGCTCCGGCAACGGTTTTTTTCCCCAGATCACGAAGCCTTTCCGGAATTGACGACAGGGCCTTCTCGGCCGTTTCGCTCAGGCCCTCGCCGTGATTGAAATCGACGCCTGGAACCGTCGCGAGCCATACCGGCGGCGCCTTGTGGTAAAGAAGGCGGACACAGGCCATGATCGTCGCCGGATCGAGGCCGTGTCCGAAAACGAGGGCGCGGGATTTCGCGGAGAGGGGGTGCACCCGAATCCCAGGCTGCGCATTGCCGCCTTCCGCGGAGATGACCCGGGCATCCGTGAAGACAATGCCGGAGACGTCATCCCGGGCGACGTCTTCTGCAAGCTCGGGCGTCAACTGGTGCACGGCGATATGCAGGACGTCTCCGTCGCGTTCCCGCCAGAGGCGCTCGAGCATCTCCCCCAGCCGCAGCCCCGCGCCGTCGTCCCGGCGCAGGGGGTTGCCCCAGGCGATAATCAGCATCATCGGCGTCAGCCCCGGATCTTTTCGTCGACCAGGCATCCCCGGGCATCCAGAATCTGAACCTGCATGGGCATTTGGCCGACGGCGTGGGTCGAACAGCTGAGACAGGGATCGTAAAGACGGATGCCGTGTTCAATCCGGTTCAACACCCCTTCGGTCACGGTCGATCCCCTGATGTAGGCCCGGGCGATCTGGGCGATGGTCCTGTTCATGGCCAGATTGTTGTTGCCGGTGGCCACCAGGAGACGAACCGCCTGGAGTATGCCGTCCTCGTTGACGCGGTACTGGTGAAAGAGGGTGCCCCGCGGTGCTTCCATGACGCCGATTCCAGTCAGCTGGTTCACGCCCGCCCGGCTGCGGAGTTGAGCGTCATGGACCAGGGGATCCTCGATGATGCCGGCGATCCGCTCGAGGGAGAAGAGAATCTCGATGAGGCGGGCATAGTGGGCGTGAAAACTGCCCCAGACCGGCTTGTCTCCGTCGCCCAGACGCCTGAACCGCCGGAGCTCCCGGTCGGCCCGGGGCGTACCCGCGAAATCGCAGAGATTGAGTCGCGCCATGGGGCCTACCCGGTATAGACCCGGTACATCGCCTGTGCCGTCGCCGTACCCGAGGGGTCGGTAGTAAGGAAACTTGAGATAGCTCCAGGGTTGGACCGCCTCGGCGATGATCTCCTGCCATCGATGGTCCGCCAGTCCCGATTCGAGATGTCTGCCGTCGGCATCCATGACCCGAAGTACGCCGTCGTAATGCTCCAGGCCCCCTTCCGGGGTCGTCAGGCCGAGGAAGAGACTGGGAAAATTGCCGTAGCAATCCGCTTCCTGCTGAAAGGCGTCGTATCGGTCCAGGAGCAGATCGATGGCCGCATCGACGGTGTCGAAGGCCTCGGGCAGACTCCTGCCGACGGCGTCGACATCCTCGGGCGTCAGACCTTTGCGCACGCCGCCGGGAACGGCCCAGGGCGGGTGGACGCTCTGGCCGCCGAGCATCCGGATGATTTCCTGGCCGAACCGGCGGAGACGGATGCCTTTTCGAACCAGGTCGGGGTGTTTCGCCATGAGCCCCACCATGTTGCGCCGGGCCGGGTCGCTCTCCATGCCCAGGATCAGGTCGGGACCGCTCAGAAAAAAGAAGCTGAGGGCATGGCTTTGGACATACTGGGCGTGGTTGATGAGCCGCCGAAGGATTTCCGCGGCGGGGGGGATCCGGACGCCCAGAATGGCGTCGCCGGCCTTGGCCGAGGCCAGCATGTGGCTCACGGGACAGATACCGCAAATGCGCATGGTGATGCCCGGCATCTCCGAATAGGTGCGGCCCACGCAGAATTTTTCGAAGCCGCGGAATTCCGTTACATGGAATCGGGCATCGGCCACTTGTCCGGCATCGTCCAGGTGGATGGTGATCCTGGCATGGCCTTCGATCCGGGTCACCGGTTCTATGGTCAATTGTTGTGTCATATATACCCCCTCAGGTTTCGACTGTCACAGGCCGGTGCCGGGAGGATACGCCCGCGCCCCGCGCGGTTTCGTTCAATCGCCGCTGAAGCCTGCTCCGGTCGGCCCGGAAAAGCGCTTGCGCTCAAACAGTCCGGGCCGCTGATTCGGCGGATCGCCGCGGGTCCCCTTTACCGGCCGGGCCTCAGCCAAAGGTGCGCATCTCTTCCGGGAGGACGATGGGCTTGCCTTTGAGCAGGGCGTCCAGGGCCGTCCAGATGCGTTCCCTGCCCGGGGGGCAACCGGGCAGGAAGGCATCCACGGAGATCACCTGGTGGAGTGGGAGCACCCGGGGCAGCAGGCGCGGCAGCGTTTCGGAAGAATGCCCGCCCGGGGGCGCTTCTCCCGGCCCTTCGGCATAGACTTCGGCAACGAGGCGGCGCGCATCCAGTCGGTTGCGCATGGCAGGCACATTGCCCGTCACGGCGCAGTCGCCGAAACTCGCGACCATCCGGCTGTTTTCACGGATCCTGCGTGCGTCCCGCAGGTGGTCCGTGTTGACGACGGCGCCTTCGACCAGGGTGACATCCACGTTCAGGGGAAAGGTCTTGATGTCCATGAGGGGGCTGTAGACGAGATCGACCGCTTCGAAGACCTCGATCAACCGCTCGTCCAGATCGAGAAAGCTCATGTGGCAGCCGGAGCATCCGCCCAGCCAGGCGGTGGCCAGCCGTATCCGGGCGGTTCGGTTCAGGTCCATATCATTCCCCCCAATTCCATATGTTGTCGTCGCGGCCGCTCAGGATCCAGGCCAGAAAGTCCTGCCGTTTCTCCATTTCGGCAACACCGGTCCCCTTGCTGAAGATGGCGCCGGTGGGACACACCTGTACGCATTTGCCGCAAGAGGTGCAACTCCGGGTCTTTCCCCAGGGAATGTTCATGCCGGTGATGACGTTCGTATGAATTCCCCGGCCCATCATATCGAGGGTATGGGCACCCTCGACCTCGTCGCAGACCCGGACGCACCGCGCACAGAGAATGCAACGATTGGGATCCCGGACATGGCGCTCGTGACTGGCGTCCACGGCAAGGTCGGGGTAGCGGTATTCATAACGGACGTGATCCACCCCGAGCCTCGCGGCCATCCGCTGAAGCTCGCAGCGGCCGTTCATGACGCACACGGCGCAAACGTGATTGCGTTCCGTAAGGAGGAGTTCGATGATCATCCTGCGATACCGCCCAAGGGTCTCTGTTTCGGTTCGCACCACCATGCCTTCCTGGGCCTGGGTGATGCAGGAGGCCGTCAATCGGGGGCTCCCCTCGACCTCGACGAGGCACAACCGGCATCCCCCTCTGGGGCTGAGGCCTTTGAGACGGCAGAGGGTGGGGATGAAGATGTCCGCGTCCTCGGCGGCTTCGAGGATGGTGCTGCCCTTCTTGGCACTGATGAGCCTGTCGTTGATGGTGAGGGTGACGACCGTCATGATCAAAACCTCCGCGTTGACGTTGAAGGCCGGGCATGGGAAACCTCCCGGACGGGCTTATATCGCCCGGGAAACAGCGTTGTCAAAGCGACATACCCCGGCCGGGCAGTGATGATCCCGGATGTGAACCTCGTATTCGTCCCTGAAAAAACGCAAAGTGCTCAAAATCGGATTGGGTGCTGTCTGCCCCAGACCGCAGAGACTGGTATCCTTCACCATCCCGCAGAGCTCCTCGAGGTTTTCAAGGTCCTTCATGGTGGCGGCACCTTCGGTGATGCGAGTCAGGATGCGATGCATCTGCACGGTTCCCCCTCGACAGGGGCCGCATTTGCCGCAGCTTTCATCCATGCAGAACGCCATGAAAAACCTGGCCACGTCGGGCATGCAGCTGGTGTCGTCCATGACGATAAGCCCCCCTGATCCCATGATTGAGCCCAGGGCCGCCAGGGCTTCATAATCCATGGGGGTGTCGAGGTTGTCCGCAGGAATGCAGCCGCCGCTGGGCCCGCCGGTCTGTGCGGCCTTGAAGGCGCGGCCGTCCTGTATCCCGCCGCCGATGTCATATACGATCTCCCGCAGGGTGATGCCCATGGGCACTTCGATGAGGCCCGTGTTGACGGTTTTACCCGCCAGCGCGAAGATCTTGGTGCCCTTGCTCTTTTCCGTGCCCAGGCCGGCATACCATTCAGCCCCCCGATTGATGATCATGGCGACGTTCCCGAAGGTTTCGACGTTGTTGATCAGGGTCGGGGCGCCCCAGAGACCCTGTTGCGCCGGGTAGGGGGGACGGGGAACGGGTTGACCCCGGCGCCCCATGATGGACTGCATCAGGGCGGTCTCTTCGCCGCAGACAAAGGCGCCCGCGCCCATGCGGATATCGATGCGGAAATTGAAGGGGCTGTCCAGGGCCCGGTTGCCCAGAAGTCCCGCCCGCTCGGCTTGCGTGATGGCCTTTTCGAGTCGTTTGGCGGCCAGCGGATATTCCCTTCGGACGTAGATATACCCCCGGTCCGCGCCGACGGCGTAGCCGGCGACGGCCATCCCCTCCAGCACCCGATGGGGGTCGGATTCCATCAGGGTCCGGTCCATGTAAGCGCCGGGGTCGCCTTCGTCGCCGTTGGCGACGACATACTTTCGGTCGCCGGTCGCTTTCTGCACCCGCTGCCACTTGAACCCGGTCGGGTAGCCTGCGCCGCCGCGACCCCGAAGGCCGCTTCTCAAGATCTCCACACACACGTCCGAAGGCGTCATCTCCCGAAGGACCTGCCCCAGGGCTTCATATCCGCCCGCAGCGACGCAGCTCTCCAGCCGTTCCGGGTCGATGTCGCCGCTGCCGGCAAGCACCACCTTCTCCTGCTTGGCGAAAAAGGGAATATCATGAGAGAGGATGCGTGCGTCGAGGGACGGGACGGTCTGGCCCCTGACGTGCCGGTTCAGAATGGGCGCCACCATCTCCGGTGTCACCCGCTCGTATATGACGTCGGCTTCACCCCTGTTTTTGATCGTTACCATCGGACCGCGGCTGCAGGGTCCCATGCATCCGCTCGTCGCGGCTTCCACCTCAGCCGCAAGCCCTTCCGCCGTGATCGCATCGGCAAACGCCGCCAGTATTTTCGACGCGCCGGAAGAAATGCACGGCGTGCTCATGCAGCAGAGAATGCGGCACCGGAACTTCGCCTGTCGTTCCTGTTCGACCTGGGCCATGGCCTTGAGTTCGATTCGGTTCATCGTATCGTTCTTCCCTTTGACGGTTAGCGGTTTCAGGGATGCATCGGGAGCGGTGGATTGGATCAGTCGGCGCCGCTTACGCGCCGGCGTACCTTATCCAGGGTCGAGGCCGATGTTGCCTTTCCCAGCACGACGTCGTCCAGAACCACCACCGGCGCCAGACCGCAGCATCCCAGGCACCGGGCCGTGTTCAAGGTCAGCTTCCCATCGGCGGTGGTGTGCCCGGCCTTGACGTCAAAACCGCTTTCCAGGGCTTCGACAATCTCGAAGGATTTTCCCACATAGCAGGCGGTGCCCAGGCAGACGATGCAGGAATGTTCCCCCTGGGGCTTGAGGGAAAAGAAGTGATAGAAGGTGGCCACCCCGTAAACCCAGCTGGACGGGAGCCTCAGCATCCGGGCGACATACATGAGGACGTCCTCGGGAAGGTAGCCGAAGGCTTCCTGGGCGGCCGTCAGCACCTCGATAAGGGCATCCTGCTTGAACTGCTGCCGTTTGATGACGCGGTCGACGGCTTTGTACCGCGGATCTCCCATGGGGTGTGACTTTTGTTCGTCCGCCGGCTTCGGAGCGACTTGCGCCATGATGATTTCCTCTCTGTAATCATGCGATCGTGTTGCATCGTGGTGCGAAGAATCAGCGTATTATGGGATGAAAGCCGAAGGTTGGATATCGGACTCAACTTTCGACTTTCATGATGGTGACCAGATAGAGGTGCCGGGAGGATACGGCCTATGAAGGTCGAAAGTTGAGTATCGAATTTATAAAATGCGACACATTGGCTTGTATATAGGGGTTTCCCATCATTTGCCTGGGGTATTCTCCTGTATATATGTCGGGATAAACCCTGAAAAGCATCCGTGATGAATGATGTCCGGATTTGGCGGGATACCCTTCAGCTGATCCCCAACCGTTTCATTTTTTTGTAAAGCGCGGTGCGGTGTATGCCGAGGGTTCGGGCCGCCAGCGCGCGATTTTCGTTCGCTGCCTGCAGGGCCGCTTCGATGGCGCTGCGTTCGGCCTCGGCCAAATGGTCATCCAGGGTGCCGGACAGAGGGGTTTTTGCGCCTTTGTGGAACGTGGACGGCAAATGACGGAGTTCGACGACCAGTCCCTGAGCTTTCCAGGCCATCTGGCGCATCAGGCTTCGTAATTCCCGGACATTTCCAGGCCAGGCATGCGACATGAGCGCCCCGGTCGCTTCCTCGGAGAGTTGTTGCATGAGAAGTCGCTCCCGGCGGCACACTTCGGAAAGGAAGTGTTTTGCCAAAAGGGGAATGTCTTCCGGACGCGACCTCAGCGGCGGGATCTCGATCGGGAACTCGTTGATGCGGTAGAAGAGATCGCTGCGGAATTTGCCGGCATCGACAAAAGCGGCAAGATCCCGGTTTGTGGCGACCACCAGCCGGAAGTCCACATCGATCGGGATCGTGCCCCCCAGGCGGTCGATTCTGCGCTCTTCCAGAACCCGAAGCAGCTTGGCCTGGCTTTCGATGGGCAATTCTCCGACTTCATCCAGGAAAAGCGTTCCATCGCAGGCCAGTTCGAACTTTCCGGGTTTGCCTTTTTTCCGGGCGCCGCTGAAGGCGCCTTCTTCGTAGCCGAATAATTCCGATTCGATCAGGTCGTGGGGAATCGCGCCGCAGTTGATCGCGACGAAAGGCCCTTTCTTCCGATGGGAGGCTTCATGGAGAGCCTGGGCGAACAACTCCTTTCCCGTACCGCTTTCGCCCAGCAGGAGCACCGTGGCCGAAGAATCCGCTATGCGTCGGGCCTGCTCGATAACGCGCCGCATTTCCGAATTCAGGGTGAGGATGTTTTCGAAGGAACGGCGATGTCCGCGCAGTTCGTCCAGGAGCGTTTCGTAGCGTTCGACCTTCCGTTCCATCGCCCGGACGCGATCCGCCAGTTTTTCCAATTGTTCAGGACTCTGGAACAGGATTCTCCCGAAAGCGCCGATGACCCGATTGTTCCGTCTGACGGGCAGGTTGACCGTGATTTTAGTCTTGCCGTGCAGGTCGACGACCTGTGCGCTGTCGGCGATGCCGGTGCGGGCCACCTCCGCCAGGCGGCTGCCGGGCGCAAGCGTTGAAAGCGACAGACCCGCGCCGCCGCCGGATTCGAGCCCGAACCATTGTTCATTGGCCGGGCTGAGCAGGGTGATATTTCCCTTGGTGTCGACGACCGTGAGCCCCTCGTAGGGGTTGTCAAGAACCATCCGGACCATTTCCTCGTTCATCGGACAGTCACCGTAGGGCCCCAGTATTCGATCCGCCGTCCGGACGCGCCGGAAGACCATCACCTCGGTTCGCTGACGCCCTTCGGCCTGTACAAACCAGTCATCATTCCAGAAAGTCCACTCGCCAGGTGTCAAACCGCGGAGCGCATCCGGAAGCCGTGCCCCTTTTTCGATATCCGGACCGAGGGCTTCGAAAAAATCCGTGGTCAAACGCGCCACACGTCCGGTCTTGTCTAAAAAAACGACACCGCATCGGCAATAAGCGGCTTTGCGAAGCATGGCGGCTTCTGAACTTGTCGTCATCGGTCGACATGTCTCCCTGTGGATACATCTTTTGCCATGCCGGTGAGGGGTGAAACTGTATCCGTCCGGCAACACAATCACAACATAGCATATTCTTCCCTCTTTTGCATATACCTTCTTTAAAGATAATTGTTTCAGAAGATTAGAAATTTAAAAGCCGTTTTTTCAAACATTGGCACGACCTGTGAAAAAGGAAAGTTTCAGAAAACATTTTGGTGATGGTGCATTTTCAGTGAGTTGCCGGCGATTCATGCATCCGAAATCAACAGACCCTGTACTTATCCAGTTTGGAGGAGCCGATGTTTATCGACAATGAAGAATTGAGAGTTGCAGCCGACACGATACGCCAGGCCGCACGGGAACGGATCGCTCCCCTGGCCGCATCCATCGATGCGACAGGTCAGTTAAATCCGGAAGTGATCGATCTTTTGTGGGATCTGGGTCTTATGACCGCAGTCTTCCCACCGCAATACGGTGGTGCGGAGGAGCATCACGGGACCCTGCTCTGCATCGGGGTCGAGGAGATCGCGCGTCACTGTGCTTCGTCGGCCCTGATGCTGATCATCCAGGCCGTAGGCAGCTTTCCCATCATCCATGGCGCCAGACCGGAATTGCTGGATCGCGTGATGACGAGGATGGTGAAAAACCGAGAACTGGCCGCCTATCTGGTGTCGGAACCGGGTGCCGGGTCGGACGTGGCTTCGATCCGCACCACGGCGGTCCGGGACGGCGACGCTTATGTCCTTTCCGGGACCAAATGCTTTTCCACCAACGGACCGGTGGCTTCGGTCTATACAGTTCTGGCGCGAACCTCCGGCAACGGCCGGGACGGCCTCTCCTTCTTCCTGGTGGAGCGGGACACGCCCGGACTCAAGATCGGCAAGATCGAGAAAAAAATGGGACAGAAGGGTTCCCAGACCTCCGAAGTGCATCTTGACGCGGTGCGCATACCCGCCGAAAACCTGCTCGGGGAGGAAAACAAGGGATTCCGGATCGCCATGAAGGATTTCGACATGTCCCGTCCGGCCGTCGCGGCCCAGGCCCTGGGTATCGCCGAAGGGGCCTTCGAGCAGATGGAGAACTACTCCAGGGAGCGGAAGACCTTTGGCCGACCCCTGTGCGACCATCAGATGATCCAGCAGATTATCGCCGACAGCGCGACCCTGATCGAGGCGTCGCGGGGTCTCATCTATCGCGCCGCCGCCTTGTATGATCAGGGGAAACGCAATACCAAGCTGGCTTCCATGAGCAAGGTCTTTGCCTCGGATGCGGCCATGAAGATCACCACGGATGCGATCCAGGTCTTTGGCGGATACGGCTACATGCAGGATTATCCTGTGGAGCGGATGTTCCGGGACGCCAAGTTGACCCAGATTTTCGAAGGCGCCAATCAGATCCAGCGACTGGTGATCGCCAGAGAGATCCGTAACGAAAATTCCTGAAATCCGGTTTCGACATCATTCAAGGAGAGCTTGTCTTATGAAAAATTTAACGGAAGAACAGAAAGTGATGCTGGAGATGGTGCGCGATGTGGCGAACCGGGAAATCGCGCCACTCGCGATGGAACTGGATGAGAATTCGTCTTTCCCGGAACATGCCCGGAACCTGTTTGCCGAACTGGGGCTCCTGAACCCGCTTCTGCCTGCCGAATACGGCGGAACGGAAATGGACATCCTGACCTTTGTGCTGGTCCTGGAGGAAATCGGCCGGGTTTGCGCTTCCACCGCCCTGCTGTTGATCGCCCAGAGCGACGGCATGCTGCCCATCATCCATGGCGGCAGCCCTGAGCTCAAGGAAAAATTTCTGGGCCGCTTCGGCGGAAACTCTACGCTGCTGACGGCTTTTGCCGCCACTGAACCGTCGGCCGGGTCGGATCTCCTCGGCATGAAAACCCGGGCCGTCAGAAAAGGTGACAAGTACGTGATCAACGGGCAGAAATGCTTCATCACCAACGGCTCGGTGGCCGACGTCATCTCGCTTTACGCCTATACGGATCCGGAGAAAGGCGCCAAGGGTATGAGCGTCTTTGTGGTGGAAAAAGGCACCCCCGGCCTGGTTTACGGCCGCAACGAGAAAAAGATGGGGATGCGGGGCTGCGTCAACTCCCAGCTCTTTTTCGAGAACATGGAGATTCCCGCCGAAAACCTTATCGGCGCCGAAGGGGACGGGTTTGCCAATCTCATGAAAGCGCTCTCCATCAACCGGGTCTTCTGCGCGGCCCAGGCCGTGGGGATCGCTCAGGGTGCGCTGGATCGCGCCATTGAACATGCCCGAGAGCGGGTGCAGTTCGGGAAGCCCATTTCTCATCTGGCCCCCATCCAGTTCATGATCGCCGATATGGCCACGGCGGTTGAAGCCTCCCGCCTCCTGACCCGGAAGGCGGCCGAGCTGCTCGATGACAAGGACAAGAAAGGAGCGCTCCTGGGCGGCATGGCAAAGACCATGGCCAGTGATACGGCCATGCAGGTGACCACCGACACCGTTCAGATTCTCGGGGGATCGGGCTACATGAAGGAATACGGCGTGGAGCGGATGATGCGCGACGCCAAGCTGACCCAGATCTACACCGGAACCAACCAGATCACCCGTCTGGTCACGGGTCGTGCGTTGTTGCAGCCGTAAAAAAAATCGAGGGCGCCGACAAAAAGGGCCCAGGCATCAACCCTTTTTCCAATAAGGATTAACGACATGTCGGAAAACAGAAAATTTACCTATGACACGGCCATGTTCCGGGACACGTTCGAGAATGATTTCACCTATCTGAACGGCTTTCTGCGAAACACCCACCGGTACGCGAACCAGAACGCGATGACCTGTCCCCTTCGGGATAAAACATGGACATATCAGGATCTTGACAAAGCCTGCAATATTCTGGCCCATGCCCTGAAAGACGACGGGGTCGGCAAGGCCGACGTGGTGATGTACCAGCTTTACAACTGCGCGGAATGGGTCTTCATCTACCTGGCGTCGCAAAAGCTGGGTGCCGTCAATTGTCCGATCAACTTCCGCCTCTCCTATGGCGAGACGGCCTACATGCTCGACGACAGCAAGCCCAGGGTCTATTTCTACGACGCGGCGGACGCCGAAATGGCCCAAAGGGCCCTCGAAAAGGCGGCACACAAGCCCCAAACCATTGTCATGGTCGATATGTCCGGCAGGA harbors:
- a CDS encoding hydrogenase maturation protease, which translates into the protein MPGRRKDPGLTPMMLIIAWGNPLRRDDGAGLRLGEMLERLWRERDGDVLHIAVHQLTPELAEDVARDDVSGIVFTDARVISAEGGNAQPGIRVHPLSAKSRALVFGHGLDPATIMACVRLLYHKAPPVWLATVPGVDFNHGEGLSETAEKALSSIPERLRDLGKKTVAGAPVMRNSRGSGGLVS
- a CDS encoding Ni/Fe hydrogenase subunit alpha → MTQQLTIEPVTRIEGHARITIHLDDAGQVADARFHVTEFRGFEKFCVGRTYSEMPGITMRICGICPVSHMLASAKAGDAILGVRIPPAAEILRRLINHAQYVQSHALSFFFLSGPDLILGMESDPARRNMVGLMAKHPDLVRKGIRLRRFGQEIIRMLGGQSVHPPWAVPGGVRKGLTPEDVDAVGRSLPEAFDTVDAAIDLLLDRYDAFQQEADCYGNFPSLFLGLTTPEGGLEHYDGVLRVMDADGRHLESGLADHRWQEIIAEAVQPWSYLKFPYYRPLGYGDGTGDVPGLYRVGPMARLNLCDFAGTPRADRELRRFRRLGDGDKPVWGSFHAHYARLIEILFSLERIAGIIEDPLVHDAQLRSRAGVNQLTGIGVMEAPRGTLFHQYRVNEDGILQAVRLLVATGNNNLAMNRTIAQIARAYIRGSTVTEGVLNRIEHGIRLYDPCLSCSTHAVGQMPMQVQILDARGCLVDEKIRG
- a CDS encoding NADH ubiquinone dehydrogenase yields the protein MDLNRTARIRLATAWLGGCSGCHMSFLDLDERLIEVFEAVDLVYSPLMDIKTFPLNVDVTLVEGAVVNTDHLRDARRIRENSRMVASFGDCAVTGNVPAMRNRLDARRLVAEVYAEGPGEAPPGGHSSETLPRLLPRVLPLHQVISVDAFLPGCPPGRERIWTALDALLKGKPIVLPEEMRTFG
- the hoxU gene encoding bidirectional hydrogenase complex protein HoxU, which encodes MTVVTLTINDRLISAKKGSTILEAAEDADIFIPTLCRLKGLSPRGGCRLCLVEVEGSPRLTASCITQAQEGMVVRTETETLGRYRRMIIELLLTERNHVCAVCVMNGRCELQRMAARLGVDHVRYEYRYPDLAVDASHERHVRDPNRCILCARCVRVCDEVEGAHTLDMMGRGIHTNVITGMNIPWGKTRSCTSCGKCVQVCPTGAIFSKGTGVAEMEKRQDFLAWILSGRDDNIWNWGE
- a CDS encoding NuoF family protein, translating into MNRIELKAMAQVEQERQAKFRCRILCCMSTPCISSGASKILAAFADAITAEGLAAEVEAATSGCMGPCSRGPMVTIKNRGEADVIYERVTPEMVAPILNRHVRGQTVPSLDARILSHDIPFFAKQEKVVLAGSGDIDPERLESCVAAGGYEALGQVLREMTPSDVCVEILRSGLRGRGGAGYPTGFKWQRVQKATGDRKYVVANGDEGDPGAYMDRTLMESDPHRVLEGMAVAGYAVGADRGYIYVRREYPLAAKRLEKAITQAERAGLLGNRALDSPFNFRIDIRMGAGAFVCGEETALMQSIMGRRGQPVPRPPYPAQQGLWGAPTLINNVETFGNVAMIINRGAEWYAGLGTEKSKGTKIFALAGKTVNTGLIEVPMGITLREIVYDIGGGIQDGRAFKAAQTGGPSGGCIPADNLDTPMDYEALAALGSIMGSGGLIVMDDTSCMPDVARFFMAFCMDESCGKCGPCRGGTVQMHRILTRITEGAATMKDLENLEELCGMVKDTSLCGLGQTAPNPILSTLRFFRDEYEVHIRDHHCPAGVCRFDNAVSRAI
- the hoxE gene encoding bidirectional hydrogenase complex protein HoxE, which gives rise to MAQVAPKPADEQKSHPMGDPRYKAVDRVIKRQQFKQDALIEVLTAAQEAFGYLPEDVLMYVARMLRLPSSWVYGVATFYHFFSLKPQGEHSCIVCLGTACYVGKSFEIVEALESGFDVKAGHTTADGKLTLNTARCLGCCGLAPVVVLDDVVLGKATSASTLDKVRRRVSGAD
- a CDS encoding sigma-54 interaction domain-containing protein, whose protein sequence is MTTSSEAAMLRKAAYCRCGVVFLDKTGRVARLTTDFFEALGPDIEKGARLPDALRGLTPGEWTFWNDDWFVQAEGRQRTEVMVFRRVRTADRILGPYGDCPMNEEMVRMVLDNPYEGLTVVDTKGNITLLSPANEQWFGLESGGGAGLSLSTLAPGSRLAEVARTGIADSAQVVDLHGKTKITVNLPVRRNNRVIGAFGRILFQSPEQLEKLADRVRAMERKVERYETLLDELRGHRRSFENILTLNSEMRRVIEQARRIADSSATVLLLGESGTGKELFAQALHEASHRKKGPFVAINCGAIPHDLIESELFGYEEGAFSGARKKGKPGKFELACDGTLFLDEVGELPIESQAKLLRVLEERRIDRLGGTIPIDVDFRLVVATNRDLAAFVDAGKFRSDLFYRINEFPIEIPPLRSRPEDIPLLAKHFLSEVCRRERLLMQQLSEEATGALMSHAWPGNVRELRSLMRQMAWKAQGLVVELRHLPSTFHKGAKTPLSGTLDDHLAEAERSAIEAALQAANENRALAARTLGIHRTALYKKMKRLGIS
- a CDS encoding cyclohexane-1-carbonyl-CoA dehydrogenase, with translation MFIDNEELRVAADTIRQAARERIAPLAASIDATGQLNPEVIDLLWDLGLMTAVFPPQYGGAEEHHGTLLCIGVEEIARHCASSALMLIIQAVGSFPIIHGARPELLDRVMTRMVKNRELAAYLVSEPGAGSDVASIRTTAVRDGDAYVLSGTKCFSTNGPVASVYTVLARTSGNGRDGLSFFLVERDTPGLKIGKIEKKMGQKGSQTSEVHLDAVRIPAENLLGEENKGFRIAMKDFDMSRPAVAAQALGIAEGAFEQMENYSRERKTFGRPLCDHQMIQQIIADSATLIEASRGLIYRAAALYDQGKRNTKLASMSKVFASDAAMKITTDAIQVFGGYGYMQDYPVERMFRDAKLTQIFEGANQIQRLVIAREIRNENS
- a CDS encoding cyclohex-1-ene-1-carbonyl-CoA dehydrogenase, which gives rise to MKNLTEEQKVMLEMVRDVANREIAPLAMELDENSSFPEHARNLFAELGLLNPLLPAEYGGTEMDILTFVLVLEEIGRVCASTALLLIAQSDGMLPIIHGGSPELKEKFLGRFGGNSTLLTAFAATEPSAGSDLLGMKTRAVRKGDKYVINGQKCFITNGSVADVISLYAYTDPEKGAKGMSVFVVEKGTPGLVYGRNEKKMGMRGCVNSQLFFENMEIPAENLIGAEGDGFANLMKALSINRVFCAAQAVGIAQGALDRAIEHARERVQFGKPISHLAPIQFMIADMATAVEASRLLTRKAAELLDDKDKKGALLGGMAKTMASDTAMQVTTDTVQILGGSGYMKEYGVERMMRDAKLTQIYTGTNQITRLVTGRALLQP